Genomic segment of Deltaproteobacteria bacterium:
CGCCCTCGTCGCCATTCAGTGCGGCCTTGGCCCGGTATCCTCCGGTGGCCTCGATCTTCCAGTCCGTGCCCTGACCTTGGGCCTTGGCCTGCCCAGCCGGAAAACCTAGAAAAAAGGCCGCCAGAAACACAACCGTGGCCAGTTTCGCTTTCGACATCATATTTCCCCGGTGTACTGTTCATTGTGGATGCGATCCCAGGCCAATTTGGAGGTATCATGACCGGGAAGAGCCCTGTCCGGTCTTCCGATGGCCACCATGGCCAGGACCTGGAGCCGGCCGGGCACGCCAATGGTCTCTCGGACGACGCTCTCAGCCAATCGGCCGTCGGCGTGGAAACGTTTACGGACCTGGATCCAGCAGGAACCCAGCCCCAGGTTTTGGGCCGATAGGTGGACAATCAGGGCGGCGATGGAGCAGTCCTCAATCCAGACATCGCAGCGGGCCTCGTCGCCGCAGATCACCACCCCCAAGGC
This window contains:
- a CDS encoding NAD(P)H-dependent dehydrogenase/reductase, coding for MEFIEVLRTRRSGRNYTGEPLTDEEMAILREAVLRSPSSRSLNPWEFVFVQNRETLRDLSRCKAHGASFLADAALGVVICGDEARCDVWIEDCSIAALIVHLSAQNLGLGSCWIQVRKRFHADGRLAESVVRETIGVPGRLQVLAMVAIGRPDRALPGHDTSKLAWDRIHNEQYTGEI